One window from the genome of Rhodocyclaceae bacterium encodes:
- the rfbC gene encoding dTDP-4-dehydrorhamnose 3,5-epimerase, which translates to MRAISTAIPDVLVVEPKVFGDTRGFFFESFNQVQFESIVGRSVRFVQDNHSRSVNNVLRGLHFQIQRPQGKLVRVVQGEVFDVAVDIRKSSPTFGQWVGEILSAENKRQLWVPEGFAHGFVVLSEVAEFLYKTTDYWVPELERCIRWDDSTLAIEWPAGIVPQLSEKDRRGLTLTEAEVFD; encoded by the coding sequence ATGAGGGCCATCTCAACTGCCATCCCCGATGTGCTTGTCGTTGAACCCAAAGTGTTTGGCGATACGCGCGGTTTCTTTTTTGAAAGTTTTAACCAAGTACAATTTGAAAGTATCGTCGGCAGATCCGTACGGTTCGTGCAGGACAACCATAGCCGCAGCGTAAACAACGTCCTGCGCGGGCTGCATTTTCAGATTCAGCGCCCGCAAGGCAAGCTGGTGCGCGTGGTGCAGGGCGAAGTATTCGATGTGGCGGTGGATATTCGCAAGTCATCGCCCACATTCGGCCAGTGGGTTGGTGAGATTCTGTCGGCGGAGAACAAGCGTCAGCTGTGGGTTCCGGAAGGTTTCGCCCACGGTTTTGTCGTCTTATCCGAAGTGGCGGAGTTTCTCTACAAGACCACTGATTATTGGGTTCCGGAACTTGAGCGCTGCATCAGGTGGGATGACTCGACGCTTGCTATTGAGTGGCCTGCAGGTATCGTCCCACAGTTGTCGGAGAAGGACAGGCGCGGGCTGACGCTCACCGAAGCTGAGGTCTTCGATTGA
- a CDS encoding transposase: MSRKGNGRDNAPAESFFNGPKHERVHGTRYRTRADAEADLFDCIEPIYNRRRKHSTLGYSSPVRFLNDWISAQHEQRMAA; this comes from the coding sequence ATGAGCCGCAAGGGAAACGGCCGGGACAACGCGCCCGCGGAAAGCTTCTTCAACGGCCCGAAACATGAGCGGGTGCACGGCACCCGCTACCGTACGCGGGCCGATGCCGAGGCCGACCTGTTCGACTGCATCGAACCGATCTACAACCGACGACGCAAGCATTCCACGCTGGGCTACTCCTCGCCTGTGCGGTTCCTCAATGATTGGATCAGCGCTCAGCATGAGCAACGAATGGCGGCATAA
- a CDS encoding methyltransferase domain-containing protein, producing MGIHNAFAALARLARKAFTPALDVEDTAKFPLPNSAASIRLLVIANAVIPTVQLSLLSPLADSIAAGEVSLEFLTEEQIKKVFGSNIRSHDALQWFRQRLINSKATCIFICRYSGPFASELLSYSRDCGIGTVYCIDDDLLNVPREIGEAKFAYHNHPLRLTAVRYLLEEADVVYCSNERLTQRLGELGIAREFYVGSLFCAGRVLQAPRDGQALTLGYMGFDHAHDFQVALPAVVRLLRRQPHMKFELFGRIARPPQLAEFGDRVIELPVVQNYEDFLAALAARRWDIGICPLARTRFNEVKNINKWIEYTSVGTAVVATRGMIYDSCCAEGCGWLAEDGGWDDALQVLATNPSVRMRQVQAAQRRLMQEYSLEALRAQVLDVVGLATRAGMVRYKVVEDDQAQSPPRAMKPRNQESVNMDDTIQKITDSIDRTSNVIGKVREPASVAFDGFDEHRVQSGYVESLSDDDLKRLNEMLPWMCFTSDTKGRRFGNIAWKGKRETPQVVPDPRIVQMNKAFGLKDRSVLEIGCFEGVHTIALAQFGAEVTAVDSRIENIVKTVVRCNLFGYRPTSFVSDIEKAEDMARLPRVDFVHHVGVLYHLKDPVIHLKRLAALTGRGFLLDTHYATPEMVNNKYEVDGHDYRYFHYREKGRDEVFSGMYDHAKWLLLDDLKGLLAELGFGSFQILKDEQQRNGPRITALVCR from the coding sequence ATGGGCATTCATAACGCATTTGCAGCACTTGCCAGACTGGCGCGCAAGGCGTTTACACCTGCTTTGGACGTAGAGGATACGGCTAAATTCCCTTTGCCGAATAGCGCTGCATCGATTCGACTGCTTGTGATTGCCAACGCGGTTATTCCAACTGTTCAATTGTCACTGCTTTCCCCTCTTGCCGACTCGATCGCGGCAGGCGAGGTAAGTCTGGAGTTTCTTACCGAAGAACAGATCAAGAAGGTGTTCGGTAGCAATATTCGTTCACATGACGCTCTCCAGTGGTTCCGGCAGCGTCTGATCAACAGTAAGGCTACTTGTATCTTTATTTGCCGTTACAGTGGACCATTTGCGAGTGAATTGCTCTCTTACTCTCGAGACTGTGGCATTGGTACGGTGTACTGCATTGACGATGATCTGCTAAACGTACCGCGCGAGATTGGCGAGGCGAAGTTTGCGTACCATAACCACCCACTGCGATTGACTGCCGTACGCTATTTGTTGGAAGAGGCCGACGTTGTCTATTGTTCTAACGAACGGCTGACTCAGCGTCTCGGCGAATTGGGGATCGCACGGGAGTTTTATGTAGGTTCATTGTTTTGCGCAGGCCGGGTCCTGCAGGCTCCGCGAGACGGTCAGGCGCTCACGCTTGGCTACATGGGCTTCGACCATGCCCATGACTTCCAGGTGGCGCTTCCTGCAGTTGTTCGACTGCTCAGGCGGCAACCTCACATGAAGTTCGAACTGTTCGGTCGCATTGCTCGCCCCCCACAACTGGCTGAGTTTGGCGACCGGGTGATCGAACTGCCAGTGGTGCAGAACTACGAGGATTTTCTAGCTGCGTTGGCTGCGCGTAGATGGGACATCGGTATTTGTCCACTCGCGCGTACTCGGTTCAATGAAGTCAAAAACATCAATAAATGGATTGAGTACACCTCGGTTGGCACGGCGGTGGTGGCAACGCGAGGCATGATTTACGACTCATGTTGTGCCGAAGGCTGCGGCTGGCTTGCCGAGGACGGGGGCTGGGACGATGCGTTGCAGGTTCTGGCAACCAATCCCTCGGTTCGCATGCGCCAAGTCCAGGCTGCCCAACGCAGATTAATGCAGGAATACTCGCTGGAAGCCTTGCGCGCACAAGTGCTTGATGTTGTGGGGCTGGCCACCAGAGCGGGCATGGTGCGTTACAAGGTTGTGGAGGACGATCAGGCACAAAGTCCTCCTCGTGCGATGAAGCCAAGAAATCAGGAGTCAGTCAACATGGACGATACCATTCAGAAGATCACCGACAGTATTGATCGAACAAGTAACGTCATCGGAAAGGTTCGCGAGCCAGCCTCAGTCGCCTTCGACGGGTTTGACGAACACCGCGTTCAGTCGGGCTACGTAGAATCGCTCTCCGACGATGATTTGAAGCGACTCAATGAGATGCTGCCATGGATGTGCTTCACATCCGACACAAAAGGACGCCGCTTTGGAAACATCGCCTGGAAAGGAAAGCGAGAGACACCGCAGGTGGTGCCCGATCCTCGTATCGTGCAAATGAATAAAGCTTTTGGCCTCAAAGATCGCTCTGTTTTGGAGATTGGGTGTTTTGAAGGCGTTCACACCATTGCGCTAGCGCAGTTCGGTGCAGAGGTAACTGCAGTTGACTCGCGCATTGAGAACATCGTAAAGACCGTGGTGCGATGCAACTTGTTTGGCTACAGGCCGACATCATTTGTCAGTGATATCGAGAAGGCCGAGGATATGGCGCGCCTCCCGCGAGTTGATTTTGTTCATCATGTGGGTGTCCTGTACCACCTGAAGGACCCCGTTATCCATCTGAAGCGCCTCGCTGCCCTGACTGGCAGAGGGTTTCTCCTCGATACGCACTACGCAACGCCGGAGATGGTAAACAACAAATACGAAGTAGATGGTCATGATTACCGATACTTTCACTACCGTGAGAAGGGTCGAGATGAGGTCTTCTCCGGAATGTATGACCACGCGAAATGGCTCTTGCTGGACGACCTGAAAGGCTTGTTGGCGGAACTGGGTTTCGGCAGCTTCCAGATTCTCAAGGACGAACAGCAGCGCAACGGCCCCCGAATAACCGCACTGGTTTGTCGATAA
- a CDS encoding ABC transporter permease, translated as MTDRTIHPILRSHLRLAWDLAMRDLAAKYKRSIAGPLWLVLTPLGLLGIYWLVFGLIFGVKWQLPHQPDQDIGFLLPFFTGLVVYLTLSDLVNSSTVLFASKRIYVVKSPFPIWVLWVANLMRASVNAGVMIILLLAVALMQHRLTWNGLAWFLPALALCSFFLCGLSLLLAALGPFIGDISDAMRLLLRIMFYATPITYPLSMVPEAWQGWMWLNPLTAMVEVLRAPLVFGVMPQPALLMGFPLACLALFLLASWIFSRVKGVISDVV; from the coding sequence GTGACAGACAGGACTATTCATCCGATCCTGCGCAGCCACCTTCGCCTCGCATGGGATCTCGCTATGCGTGACCTTGCCGCCAAGTACAAGCGGTCTATCGCTGGTCCACTTTGGCTTGTGCTCACCCCTCTTGGTCTGCTGGGCATTTACTGGCTAGTGTTCGGCCTCATATTCGGTGTCAAGTGGCAACTTCCTCACCAGCCCGATCAAGATATAGGATTTTTGTTGCCGTTCTTCACTGGCTTGGTGGTCTATCTCACGTTATCAGACTTGGTCAATTCGTCGACTGTTTTGTTTGCCTCCAAGCGCATCTATGTTGTGAAGTCACCGTTTCCAATCTGGGTCCTATGGGTGGCCAACTTGATGCGTGCAAGCGTAAACGCAGGAGTCATGATCATTTTGCTGCTGGCGGTTGCCCTTATGCAGCATCGTCTGACCTGGAATGGCCTTGCCTGGTTCTTGCCTGCGCTGGCGTTATGTTCATTTTTTCTCTGCGGGCTGTCCTTGCTTTTGGCGGCACTAGGGCCGTTCATCGGTGACATCTCCGATGCAATGCGGTTGTTGCTTCGCATCATGTTCTATGCAACTCCCATTACATACCCTTTGTCCATGGTGCCGGAGGCGTGGCAGGGTTGGATGTGGCTCAATCCACTTACAGCTATGGTGGAGGTTTTGCGCGCCCCACTGGTATTCGGCGTCATGCCACAGCCAGCATTGCTGATGGGTTTCCCTCTCGCTTGTTTGGCCTTGTTCCTGCTTGCGAGCTGGATTTTTAGTCGCGTAAAGGGTGTTATCTCTGATGTCGTCTGA
- a CDS encoding ABC transporter ATP-binding protein — MATLLQALFGKSLKKVDEYPVLHGIDLEIRRGETVGIMGRNGAGKTTLLGILGNVIQATSGNVERFGRIATLLGLTAGFNANFSGRENAYLFCSMQGISRAETDKRIGAIEAFADLGRFFDRPLRTYSSGMQSRLAFSCAIHVDCDLIIIDETLAVGDANFRMKCYDRIRHMKESGQTFLLVSHNPNMLANFCTRGVILEGGQKVFDGPTFEAVEAYKRIRTEAMGEDDFEGKIVGSTKPDSTLSNDAVLDGFQISERREGDRVLGVVRAHLCARRNIKYLALNFGITNQHGITVCALDGSRAGFNIGELNAGDSRPVELSFERKLAPGRYFVSCIVHELIGDVKRPLSLYQNFVYFDIPGNSATSGIADLGMAIRVL; from the coding sequence TTGGCCACGCTGCTTCAAGCACTTTTTGGCAAGTCTTTGAAAAAAGTGGATGAGTATCCCGTACTGCATGGAATTGACCTCGAAATCCGCCGTGGTGAGACCGTTGGAATCATGGGGCGCAACGGCGCGGGCAAGACCACGCTGTTGGGTATTTTGGGTAATGTGATCCAGGCAACGTCAGGCAATGTGGAGCGATTTGGCCGAATCGCAACCCTGTTGGGACTGACCGCTGGCTTTAACGCCAATTTCTCTGGCCGAGAGAACGCTTACCTTTTTTGTAGCATGCAAGGTATCAGTCGTGCAGAGACAGACAAGCGTATTGGTGCCATTGAGGCCTTTGCGGACCTTGGGCGCTTCTTCGATCGGCCCTTGCGGACATATTCCTCCGGCATGCAGTCGCGTTTGGCCTTTTCCTGTGCCATTCACGTTGATTGCGACCTCATCATTATTGACGAGACACTTGCTGTAGGTGATGCTAACTTCCGCATGAAGTGCTACGACCGAATCCGTCATATGAAGGAGTCTGGTCAGACATTCCTGTTGGTCAGCCATAACCCAAACATGCTGGCCAACTTCTGTACGCGCGGCGTGATTTTGGAGGGTGGACAAAAAGTCTTTGACGGTCCGACTTTCGAGGCTGTAGAAGCCTACAAGCGTATCCGCACCGAGGCCATGGGGGAAGATGACTTCGAGGGAAAGATTGTCGGCAGTACAAAACCGGATTCAACGCTTTCCAATGACGCAGTTCTGGACGGTTTTCAGATATCGGAACGGCGAGAGGGAGATCGAGTGCTTGGTGTTGTGCGTGCGCACTTATGCGCGCGACGCAACATTAAGTACCTAGCACTGAATTTTGGAATTACTAATCAGCATGGAATCACGGTGTGTGCACTTGATGGCTCTCGTGCTGGCTTTAACATCGGGGAACTAAATGCAGGTGATTCACGTCCGGTAGAATTGAGTTTTGAGCGCAAGCTAGCTCCTGGACGTTACTTCGTGAGCTGTATTGTGCATGAGCTTATTGGTGACGTAAAAAGGCCTTTGAGTCTTTACCAAAATTTCGTGTATTTTGATATTCCTGGGAATTCTGCCACAAGCGGCATTGCAGACCTGGGGATGGCTATAAGAGTGTTATAA
- a CDS encoding glycosyl transferase: MPVQLHRIASFERTIPMPLELRNRPRTPFSFQRFLIPELCNYEGRAIYLDADMQLFTDIGALWNAPVDGYDLLTVREGTDGRKGQFSVVLLDCERLQWRIESIVQGLDEGRYTYEQLMHEMCVASSVGRTLDSGWNSLEKYEAGRTHLLHYTDMDTQPWVSLNNPLSHLWVGCLRRAVDAGFITKEVLAREIAAGHVRPSLMKELKQPEVHDSELLRLDAGFVAPYKSIRSGKVRPWTSWRSMLVSYVRRGLHRLTRSANR, encoded by the coding sequence TTGCCAGTCCAGCTCCACCGTATTGCATCGTTCGAGCGTACCATTCCCATGCCGCTCGAGTTGCGTAATCGTCCGCGTACGCCCTTCTCATTCCAACGCTTCCTTATTCCCGAGCTGTGCAATTACGAAGGCCGAGCCATCTACCTTGACGCTGACATGCAGCTGTTCACCGACATCGGTGCGCTGTGGAACGCTCCAGTGGATGGGTACGACCTGCTAACGGTGCGCGAAGGCACCGACGGCCGCAAGGGGCAGTTCAGCGTGGTGCTGCTCGATTGCGAGCGGCTGCAGTGGCGCATCGAGTCCATTGTGCAGGGGCTGGATGAGGGCCGCTACACTTACGAGCAGCTTATGCACGAGATGTGCGTAGCCAGCAGCGTCGGGCGTACCTTGGACTCTGGTTGGAACAGCCTCGAAAAATACGAAGCTGGTCGAACTCACCTGCTGCACTACACCGACATGGATACTCAGCCCTGGGTGTCGTTGAACAATCCCCTGTCGCATCTGTGGGTGGGGTGCCTGCGCCGTGCGGTCGACGCCGGCTTCATTACAAAAGAGGTACTGGCCCGAGAGATTGCCGCCGGCCATGTTCGCCCCTCGCTGATGAAGGAGCTGAAGCAGCCGGAGGTCCACGACAGTGAGTTGCTCCGGCTGGACGCAGGATTCGTGGCGCCCTACAAGTCTATCCGCAGCGGCAAGGTGCGCCCATGGACGTCGTGGCGTTCAATGTTGGTCTCCTACGTGCGCCGCGGCCTGCATCGACTGACTAGGTCGGCGAATCGATAA
- the kdsA gene encoding 3-deoxy-8-phosphooctulonate synthase yields the protein MEQTFSIKEMSNQGPFALFAGMNVLESKDLALRICSEFVRVTSKLGITYVFKASFDKANRSSIHSYRGPGLDEGLKIFEAIKAEFGVPVITDVHEPWQAAPVAEVVDVLQLPAFLARQTDLVVALAKTGKPINIKKPQFLSPSQVLNIVEKFKEAGNEQLMLCDRGTCFGYDNLVVDMLGFGVMKKVTGGLPIIFDATHALQQRDPSGAASGGRRQQIADLARAGMAVGLAGLFLEAHPEPDNAKCDGPSALPLNKLEAFLGQIKAVDDLVKSFQFLDIA from the coding sequence ATGGAACAAACATTCTCGATCAAGGAGATGTCGAATCAAGGCCCGTTCGCGCTGTTCGCTGGCATGAACGTGCTTGAGTCCAAGGATCTCGCGCTCCGCATATGCTCCGAATTCGTTCGTGTCACGTCGAAGCTCGGCATTACCTACGTGTTCAAAGCCAGTTTCGATAAGGCCAATCGCTCGTCCATCCATTCCTACCGTGGGCCGGGGCTGGATGAAGGGCTCAAGATATTTGAGGCTATCAAGGCGGAGTTCGGCGTGCCAGTCATCACGGACGTCCATGAACCTTGGCAAGCCGCGCCCGTAGCCGAGGTGGTCGACGTTCTGCAGTTGCCGGCTTTCCTGGCTCGTCAGACCGACTTGGTGGTGGCCTTGGCCAAGACAGGTAAGCCCATCAACATCAAGAAGCCCCAGTTCTTGAGTCCATCTCAGGTGTTGAACATCGTGGAGAAGTTCAAGGAGGCCGGCAACGAGCAGTTGATGCTTTGCGATCGGGGAACCTGCTTCGGCTACGACAACTTGGTGGTGGATATGCTGGGTTTTGGTGTGATGAAGAAGGTCACTGGTGGTTTGCCGATCATTTTCGATGCGACCCACGCCCTGCAGCAACGCGATCCATCGGGTGCAGCCTCTGGTGGACGGCGTCAACAGATTGCTGACTTGGCTCGTGCCGGCATGGCGGTGGGGCTTGCCGGCCTCTTCCTGGAGGCACACCCGGAGCCCGATAACGCCAAGTGTGACGGTCCCAGTGCCTTGCCGCTGAACAAACTGGAAGCGTTCCTTGGCCAGATCAAGGCGGTGGATGACTTGGTGAAGTCATTTCAGTTTCTGGATATTGCCTAG
- a CDS encoding glycosyltransferase family 2 protein produces the protein MLDPGPQPRVSVVIVNWNGERFLDRCLSALLAQTVAPHEIILIDNASTDASLVIARRFPSVRVLVQNENLGFARGNNLAIAAVSAESQWIVTLNPDAFAEPNYLEALLAAAGANLGFDFFASKLVNAADTTLLDGEGDAYHLSGRVWRIGHGVPAPSLSEPVREVFSPCAAAAMYRRSDLLELGGFDEDYFCYSEDVDLGFRLRLADYRCLYVPAAVAHHVGSGTTGSQHSDFAVYHGHRNLVWTFVKNMPGALFWLMLPLHVVLNLVSIIWFALRGQGAIIIRAKRDALSGVPRMWRKRKQIQKARVASIWGIWRVLDKRLLPMGRKA, from the coding sequence ATGCTTGATCCAGGCCCTCAACCGAGAGTATCGGTTGTAATCGTCAACTGGAATGGAGAACGGTTCCTCGACCGCTGCCTTTCGGCGTTATTGGCCCAGACAGTTGCGCCACACGAGATCATCTTGATAGACAACGCAAGCACTGACGCCTCGCTCGTTATTGCTCGTCGTTTTCCATCAGTCCGTGTGCTGGTACAGAACGAGAATCTGGGTTTTGCTCGGGGCAACAACTTGGCGATCGCGGCTGTCTCTGCTGAATCCCAGTGGATCGTGACGTTGAATCCTGATGCTTTTGCAGAACCGAACTATCTGGAGGCCTTGTTGGCTGCGGCAGGTGCCAATCTCGGGTTTGATTTTTTTGCGAGCAAGCTGGTCAACGCCGCAGATACGACGTTACTTGATGGAGAAGGGGACGCGTACCATCTGAGCGGACGAGTTTGGCGCATTGGACATGGCGTTCCTGCGCCATCATTATCTGAACCTGTGCGCGAAGTGTTCTCGCCTTGTGCAGCCGCAGCGATGTATCGGCGTAGTGATCTTCTTGAGCTTGGCGGATTCGACGAGGATTATTTTTGTTATTCGGAAGACGTTGACCTCGGGTTTCGCCTGCGGTTGGCGGATTATCGTTGTCTCTATGTGCCCGCGGCGGTAGCGCACCATGTTGGCTCGGGTACCACAGGCAGCCAGCACAGTGATTTTGCTGTCTATCACGGCCATCGTAATCTGGTCTGGACCTTTGTAAAAAACATGCCAGGCGCTTTGTTCTGGCTGATGTTGCCACTGCACGTTGTATTGAATCTCGTGAGCATTATCTGGTTCGCTTTGCGCGGTCAAGGCGCGATCATTATTCGAGCCAAGCGCGATGCTCTATCTGGTGTGCCCAGGATGTGGCGCAAGCGCAAGCAGATTCAAAAAGCGAGGGTCGCGTCGATCTGGGGTATCTGGCGGGTCTTGGACAAGCGCTTGCTCCCAATGGGAAGAAAAGCATGA
- a CDS encoding glycosyltransferase family 2 protein, with product MIPTVSAIIVNYNAGPLLSGCVHSLLASSLAIEIIVVDNASHDGSLEDLPVAPHIRVIRNPSNVGFAVACNIGMAASSAPSLLFLNPDCAFQPGAVATLLSALQSAHQVGMVGGLLVNEDGIEQGGGRRAVPTPWRSFVRAFGLYRFADRWPKLFYDFHLHKQPLPEGPIEVEAISGACMLVKREAVEDVGSWDEGYFLHCEDLDWCIRFRRKGWKILFVPDARIFHALGACSRSRRVFVEWHKHKGMLRFYGKFFRRQYPGALMWLVTLGVWLRFCLAAIYLTVRRWLAELGLIRG from the coding sequence ATGATCCCTACGGTTTCCGCCATCATCGTCAATTACAACGCTGGCCCTTTGCTGAGCGGTTGTGTGCATTCCTTGCTCGCCTCCTCGCTGGCGATTGAGATTATCGTGGTGGATAACGCTTCGCATGACGGGAGCCTGGAAGACCTTCCGGTCGCACCACACATTCGCGTTATCCGAAACCCGAGCAATGTAGGATTTGCAGTGGCGTGCAATATTGGTATGGCTGCATCGTCCGCGCCATCCTTGCTGTTCCTGAACCCTGACTGTGCTTTTCAACCCGGTGCTGTTGCGACACTATTGTCTGCCTTGCAGTCTGCCCACCAGGTGGGCATGGTAGGTGGTTTGCTGGTCAATGAGGATGGAATCGAACAAGGTGGTGGGCGGCGGGCTGTACCCACGCCATGGCGTTCGTTCGTAAGGGCCTTTGGCTTGTATCGCTTTGCCGACCGCTGGCCCAAGCTGTTTTATGATTTTCATCTGCACAAGCAGCCCTTGCCTGAAGGCCCGATCGAGGTCGAAGCCATTTCCGGTGCGTGCATGTTGGTCAAGCGTGAAGCGGTGGAAGATGTGGGTAGTTGGGATGAAGGTTATTTTCTGCACTGCGAGGACCTGGATTGGTGCATTCGCTTTCGGAGAAAGGGCTGGAAGATTCTTTTTGTGCCCGATGCACGCATTTTCCATGCGTTAGGTGCGTGTAGCCGGTCGCGTCGTGTGTTTGTCGAATGGCACAAGCACAAGGGCATGTTGCGGTTCTATGGTAAATTTTTTCGTCGTCAGTATCCGGGTGCGTTGATGTGGCTGGTGACGCTCGGCGTGTGGTTGCGCTTTTGTTTGGCTGCGATTTACTTGACAGTCCGGCGTTGGCTCGCCGAGTTGGGGTTGATTCGTGGCTGA
- the recG gene encoding ATP-dependent DNA helicase RecG → MPGASCKHNSAADVPPRAATSAGPPGINPAQTRLLARIGLRTLADLVLHLPLRYDDETRLSTIAEATRVLGGGAVVVECVVRDAQVRFKPRRTLVVTVDDGTGELTLRFLNFYPSQQRALEPGVRIRAVGEIRGGFIGAEMVHPRWRVLTEGTPMPDRLTPVYPTTQGLSQPVLQRLVSRAVAQADLSETLPASLLGGLGLPPFAQSLHLLHAPPADIDAAALTNRTHPAWRRMKFDELLAQQLSMRMHRNSRSSRSALPLPLAGRLARQVLATAGLDPTRAQARVLAEISADLARGQPMQRLLQGDVGSGKTLVAALAAAQAVEAGTQVAVMAPTELLAEQTFRKFEGWFAPAGVEVAWLAGSLTKKKRAAACARLAAGEASIAVGTHALFQQGVDFSKLALAIVDEQHRFGVNQRLALRGKGLDAGAASASTASPAEAHLLMMTATPIPRTLAMACYADLDVSTIDELPPGRSPIATRLVGDHRRDEVIQRVRDACMQGRQAYWVCPLIEESEALQLQTAVDTHAALCATFPELSVGLVHGRLKAAEKATTMAAFKDGALQLLVATTVIEVGVDVPNASLMVIEHAERMGLAQLHQLRGRVGRGSAKSSCILLYQTPLSPLARERLKVVFESSDGFEIARRDLELRGPGELMGARQSGLPMLRFADPVQDVDLLEAAVEAAGPLLEREPEAARRHLARWLPEALQWLNG, encoded by the coding sequence ATGCCCGGCGCATCCTGCAAGCACAATTCCGCTGCCGACGTCCCTCCGCGGGCGGCCACCAGCGCCGGCCCGCCCGGGATCAACCCGGCCCAGACCAGGCTGCTCGCCCGCATCGGCCTGCGCACGCTCGCCGACCTCGTACTCCACCTGCCCCTGCGCTACGACGATGAGACCCGTCTGTCGACCATCGCCGAGGCGACACGGGTGCTCGGCGGTGGTGCGGTCGTGGTGGAGTGCGTCGTGCGTGACGCGCAGGTCCGGTTCAAGCCCCGGCGCACGCTGGTCGTCACGGTCGACGACGGCACGGGCGAGCTGACGCTGCGGTTCCTCAACTTCTACCCCAGCCAGCAGCGCGCGCTCGAGCCGGGCGTGCGCATCCGGGCCGTGGGCGAGATCCGCGGCGGATTCATCGGCGCGGAGATGGTCCACCCGCGCTGGCGGGTGCTGACTGAAGGCACGCCGATGCCGGACCGGCTGACGCCGGTCTATCCGACCACCCAGGGTCTGTCGCAGCCCGTGCTGCAGCGGCTGGTAAGTCGGGCGGTCGCGCAGGCGGACCTGTCCGAAACGCTGCCCGCGTCATTGCTCGGCGGCCTCGGGCTGCCGCCGTTCGCCCAGAGCCTGCACCTGCTCCACGCCCCCCCCGCCGACATCGACGCCGCCGCCCTCACCAACCGAACCCACCCCGCCTGGCGCAGGATGAAGTTCGACGAACTGCTGGCCCAGCAGCTCTCGATGCGCATGCACCGCAACAGCCGCTCGTCCCGGAGCGCACTGCCGCTGCCGTTGGCCGGCAGGCTGGCGCGGCAGGTTCTCGCCACCGCCGGCCTCGACCCGACGCGCGCCCAGGCGCGCGTGCTCGCCGAGATCTCCGCCGACCTGGCGCGCGGCCAGCCGATGCAGCGGCTGCTGCAGGGCGACGTCGGCAGCGGCAAGACGCTGGTGGCGGCGCTGGCCGCCGCCCAGGCGGTCGAGGCTGGTACGCAGGTGGCAGTGATGGCGCCGACCGAGCTGCTCGCCGAGCAGACCTTCCGCAAGTTCGAAGGGTGGTTCGCGCCGGCTGGCGTCGAGGTGGCCTGGCTCGCGGGCAGCCTCACGAAGAAGAAGCGCGCCGCCGCCTGTGCCCGGCTCGCCGCCGGCGAAGCCTCGATCGCCGTCGGCACCCACGCGCTGTTCCAGCAGGGCGTCGATTTCAGCAAGCTGGCGCTGGCCATCGTCGACGAGCAGCACCGCTTCGGCGTGAACCAGCGGCTCGCGCTGCGCGGCAAGGGGCTGGACGCCGGCGCTGCATCCGCCAGCACTGCGTCTCCAGCCGAGGCGCACCTGCTGATGATGACCGCCACCCCCATCCCGCGCACGCTGGCCATGGCCTGCTATGCCGACCTCGACGTGTCGACCATCGATGAGCTGCCGCCCGGCCGCAGCCCGATCGCCACCCGGCTGGTCGGCGACCATCGCCGCGACGAGGTCATCCAGCGGGTGCGCGACGCCTGCATGCAGGGCCGCCAGGCCTACTGGGTGTGTCCGCTGATCGAGGAGTCGGAGGCGCTGCAGCTGCAGACGGCGGTGGATACCCACGCCGCGCTGTGCGCGACCTTCCCCGAGCTGTCGGTCGGCCTGGTACATGGCCGGCTGAAGGCGGCGGAGAAAGCGACGACCATGGCCGCGTTCAAGGACGGTGCGCTGCAGCTGCTGGTGGCCACGACGGTCATCGAAGTCGGCGTCGACGTGCCCAATGCCTCGCTGATGGTGATCGAGCATGCCGAGCGGATGGGGCTCGCGCAGCTGCACCAGTTGCGCGGGCGGGTCGGGCGCGGCAGCGCGAAGTCGTCGTGCATCCTGCTCTACCAGACGCCGCTGTCGCCGCTCGCCCGCGAGCGGTTGAAGGTCGTGTTCGAGAGCAGCGACGGCTTCGAGATCGCCCGCCGCGACCTCGAGTTGCGCGGCCCGGGCGAGTTGATGGGGGCGCGGCAGAGCGGCCTGCCGATGCTCCGCTTCGCCGATCCGGTGCAGGATGTCGACCTGCTGGAGGCTGCCGTCGAGGCGGCCGGGCCCTTGCTCGAACGCGAGCCGGAGGCCGCCCGGCGGCATCTCGCCCGCTGGCTGCCCGAAGCCTTGCAATGGTTGAACGGGTGA